The following coding sequences are from one Plasmodium gaboni strain SY75 chromosome 10, whole genome shotgun sequence window:
- a CDS encoding putative dynein intermediate chain: MKNKNVLHIDKKEKYNEPKENIKKKKEVIKKNEVPKKNEINKKKLDIDIKNRIDSDYKNKRDKEGFENKSVSNEIKYKTTDTDKKNQQLKNSILFDVHITNKDVETKGDIKISQTDVNSFIRIFFQIFLFSAVNLKINKDVKHMLEINLSKELSDIIFSKSSSVLINKSYFFTLLQKFFKSEEYLSIKNSLTDYTFDDILMMQNDEKNTYSIIFDTNTYSYLLEKYQNTTDTFDINKETDYNRNSSFEDTEKLNCIFIKPKKYISSNEEEIRKEINNTHTIQNRKKFKKIIYIKRDKIKNSQHEFVECDKYTSIKSNMTIRNVVQEKTLDFYSTNSIVLHDKNTQTYKAVFKNLGIQYNIEFLNKTKEDILKSINLEKFLHKVFPIIEKSIIENIIILQKEQEQNLQSSDILSFKNIKYLNKIFIYTDVKYTTDKVVLFTLYLSLINYLIFIIYINNNKNDNFIEGVNTDSYILIWSYNNYINPLYALVSPYQISSAIVNENDYNLVIAGCSNGLLVIWKLPPNFNGISVLNSKINEKTVNIEPYLFSSIEHSHKREVTSLIFLNDKTLILNEKKISISNQKHCHLLVSISVDGSILIWDATNIEIAETKINMKKKDKELADELYGYKPIFKINSTRPNTEYSLGYTYFHFMELNANVSSFFAFSEEGEYIVGNLYGCMQKDKNYSIINKINDDYKSFKTLVCVKRNTLIKYLIITLTDTNFYLWKENEEHPIFISPKSNEIYSCCEFSQTKISVIFIGKINGHIEIWNLSEQKNHCIYSLTISSYSLTCVSIFQNIDLNIFNSYVHKTKEEKKNKDDNDDINYDDYDDIIDTNEYLMNMYKYSYNKIIIGDSSGCVFVYEIEDNLLNSSKEEMEEFLLWIENRIYLNKQKLKRQLELCKEKENMMNKEEKNTNERKEQLKNKLDEEYKNSYEKYKTYLLGNKI, translated from the exons ATGAAAAACAAGAATGTTTTACATATCGACAAAAAGGAGAAATATAATGAACCcaaagaaaatataaagaaaaaaaaagaagtgatcaaaaaaaatgaagttcccaaaaaaaatgaaataaataaaaaaaaattagataTAGACATTAAAAATAGGATAGATTCTGATTACAAAAATAAACGCGACAAAGAGGGGTTTGAAAATAAATCTGTATCAAATGAAATTAAATACAAAACAACGGATACCGATAAAAAAAACCAGCAGTTAAAAAATTCAATTTTATTCGATGTACATATAACAAATAAGGACGTAGAAACAAAAGgagatataaaaataagtCAAACCGATGTAAACTCGTTTATTAG aatattttttcaaatttttttatttagtGCAGTCAATTTAAAGATAAATAAAGATGTAAAACATATGTTGGAAATCAACCTATCCAAAGAACTTAgtgatattatatttagTAAATCTTCATCagttttaataaataaaagcTATTTCTTTACTCTTCTACAAAAGTTTTTTAAATCCGAAGAATATCTTTCTATAAAAAACTCTCTCACa GATTACACATTTGATGATATTTTAATGATGCAAAATGATGAGAAAAATACATATTCAATTATTTTCGACACAAACACCTATTCCTACTTATTAGAG AAGTATCAAAATACAACTGACACatttgatataaataaagaaacAGATTATAACAGAAACAGCAGTTTTGAAGACACAGAAAAACTGaattgtatttttataaaaccaaaaaaatatatttcatcaaatgaagaagaaataaGAAAAGAGATAAATAATACACATACTATTCAAAACAGgaaaaaattcaaaaaaattatatatatcaaaagagacaaaataaaaaacagTCAACATGAATTTGTAGAATGTGATAAATATACATCAATTAAAAGTAATATGACG aTAAGAAATGTGGTACAAGAAAAAACTCTAGATTTTTATTCAACAAATTCCATTGTACTTCATGATAAAAATACACAAACATATAAAGCCGTTTTCAAAAACTTAGGtatacaatataatattgaatttttaaataaaacCAAAGAAGATATATTGAAATCAATTAATTTAGAAAAATTTCTTCATAAAGTTTTTCCTATTATTGAAAAATCCATAATAGAAAATATCATCATACTACAAAAAGAACAAGAACAGAATTTACAAAGTAGTgatattttatcttttaagaatattaaatatttaaataaaatatttatatatacagATGTTAAATATACTACAGACAAAGTTGTTTTATTCACTTTATATCTAtctttaataaattatttgatattcattatttatataaataataataaaaatgacAACTTTATTGAAGGTGTTAATACAGATAGCTATATTCTAATATGgtcatataataattatataaatccTTTATATGCTTTAGTATCACCATAT CAAATCTCAAGTGCCATTgtaaatgaaaatgattACAATTTAGTTATTGCAGGATGTAGCAATGGCCTG TTAGTAATTTGGAAGTTACCACCAAATTTTAATGGAATATCTGTATTAAATTCTAAAATTA ATGAGAAAACTGTAAACATAGAACCTTATTTATTTAGTAGTATAGAACATTCCCATAAAAGAGAAGTAACatctttaatttttttaaatgataaaacTCTAATATTAAATGAGAAGAAAATATCTATTAGTAATCAAAAACATTGTCATTTGTTAGTTTCTATATCTG TCGATGGATCAATATTAATATGGGATGCAACTAATATTGAAATAGCagaaacaaaaattaatatgaaaaaaaaggataaGGAATTAGCTGATGAGTTATATGGGTATAAGCCTATTTTCAAAATTAATAGTACAAGACCAAATACAG agTATTCACTTGgatatacatattttcattttatgGAACTAAATGCTAATGTGTCTTCTTTTTTCGCTTTCTCT GAGGAAGGTGAATATATAGTTGGTAACTTATATGGATGTATGCAAAAAGATAAGAACTATTCTATTATCAATAAGATAAATgat GATTATAAAAGTTTTAAAACATTAGTATGTGTAAAAAGAAATACTCTCATTAAGTATTTAATTATAACCTTGACTGATACAAATTTTTACTTATGGAAAGAAAACGAGGAGCACccaatatttatatcacCCAA AAGCAATGAAATATACTCATGTTGTGAATTTAGCCAAACTAAAATTAGTGTTATATTCATAGGAAAAATCAATGGACATATAGAAATATGGAATTTATCAGAGCAGAAAAATCATTGTATATACTCATTAACAATTAGCAGCTACAGTTTAACATGTGTAAGcatttttcaaaatatagacttgaatatatttaattcttatgttcataaaacaaaagaggaaaagaagaataaggatgataatgatgatataaattatgatgattatgatgatattatagatacaaatgaatatttaatGA ATATGTACAAATATTCTTacaacaaaataataattggAGATTCCAGTGGTTGTGTATTTGTTTACGAAATTGAAGACAACTTATTAAATTCg TCGAAGGAAGAAATGGaagaatttttattatggATTGAAAATCGAATTTACCTCAACAAGCAAAAACTGAAAAGACAATTAGAATTATGCaaa gaaaaagaaaacatGATGAACaaggaagaaaaaaat ACAAACGAAAGAAAGGAACAACTGAAAAATAAACTTgatgaagaatataaaaactcatatgaaaaatataaaacttATTTATTaggaaataaaatataa
- a CDS encoding hypothetical protein (conserved Plasmodium protein, unknown function) — MKKIILNNILTNKYNVNYIQKKFFSEQIIIDHIRKVKNKLDRGSLYLLQESINNNHQFIKEEKKVKFQKVINELNNLLTHKSYLMEEKIKILNQHNSKGYKNKEIIGLFVTGFFIAIGSISHSIFYLVSVYGIYILHQASKENNSMIYIEKKLNDNKNKLLKNKKNVEDLLNLLENDLITTK; from the exons atgaaaaaaattatcttaaataatattttaactaataaatataatgtgaattatattcaaaaaaagTTCTTTTCagaacaaataataattgaCCATATTAGAAAAGTCAAAAATAAACTAGATAGAGGTTCTCTGTATTTACTACAAgaa tctattaataataatcatcaatttataaaagaagaaaagaaaGTAAAATTTCAAAAAGTAATcaatgaattaaataatttgttAACTCATAAATCTTATTTAATGGAAgagaaaataaaa ATATTAAATCAACACAATTCAAAAggttataaaaataaagaaattataGGTTTATTTGTAACAGGCTTTTTTATTGCCATAGGTTCAATTTCTCACTCCATTTTTTACTTA GTGAGTGTGTACGGTATTTATATACTACATCAAGCGTCCAAAGAAAACAATAGtatgatatatatagaaaaaaaattaaatgataataagaataaattattgaaaaataaaaaaaatgttgaAGACCTTCTAAATTTACTAGAGAATGATTTAATAACaacaaaatga
- a CDS encoding antigen UB05 (transcript variant 2; alternatively spliced), whose translation MASQIQPSRFLDSAIIALFAMIISASFLYMFSEFFMMSHESKLFNNKLSMILSRLFPFKKTFEYNLTHILLLTICIIILSLKPESVSSKYGLKDSRKPQGKDDAHKADEDPNRLNRDKKK comes from the exons ATGGCGTCACAAATTCAACCATCAAGATTTTTAGATA GTGCAATTATAGCATTATTTGCCATGATAATATCGGCATCCTTCCTTTACATGTTTTCagaattttttatgatGTCACATGAATCCAAATTGTTTAACAATAAATTAAGTATGATATTATCACGTTTATTTCCTTTTAAA AAGACTTTCGAGTACAACTTAACCCACATATTGCTTCTTACCATATGTATCATTATCCTTAGTCTTAA aCCTGAAAGTGTAAGCAGCAAATATGGATTAAAGGATAGCAGAAAACCCCAAGGTAAAGATGACGCACACAAGGCTGATGAAGATCCAAATAGATTAAATCGTGacaagaaaaaataa
- a CDS encoding antigen UB05 (transcript variant 1; alternatively spliced): MASQIQPSRFLDSAIIALFAMIISASFLYMFSEFFMMSHESKLFNNKLSMILSRLFPFKTFEYNLTHILLLTICIIILSLKPESVSSKYGLKDSRKPQGKDDAHKADEDPNRLNRDKKK; the protein is encoded by the exons ATGGCGTCACAAATTCAACCATCAAGATTTTTAGATA GTGCAATTATAGCATTATTTGCCATGATAATATCGGCATCCTTCCTTTACATGTTTTCagaattttttatgatGTCACATGAATCCAAATTGTTTAACAATAAATTAAGTATGATATTATCACGTTTATTTCCTTTTAAA ACTTTCGAGTACAACTTAACCCACATATTGCTTCTTACCATATGTATCATTATCCTTAGTCTTAA aCCTGAAAGTGTAAGCAGCAAATATGGATTAAAGGATAGCAGAAAACCCCAAGGTAAAGATGACGCACACAAGGCTGATGAAGATCCAAATAGATTAAATCGTGacaagaaaaaataa
- a CDS encoding putative GDP dissociation inhibitor: MDDKNNKLFECDILICGTSLLNTLLSVYFSIKNYNVINIDKNNYYGDYNGSLNFCQFQDVHNKLEXXXXXXXXXXXXXXXXXXXXXXXXXXXXXXXXXXXXXXXXXXXXXXXXXXXXXXXXXXXXXXXXXXXXXXXXXXXXXXXXXQHQENPNTINKDHTQNIQNEEKEITNNSTSTILSNNIINQENNNKDDLVFVKVPLNKSQVFLDNNLNLNEKRMIMNFIYKNIVYDKNYTFSNFSNYAFMKKGPNQSLSEDSQKVEGSLREIKERGTQQQNNNDNNNNNKSNNNNINNIRTIPSYDDVNDNIKNLSENVNIINYLNTFNITDKISDYIIYGIGLFDLDLGYCKNVHNIPEYYLSGFSKETKYILNKNEFLKRLHILVNSLNKFKLQNLFENAFIYPSYGLNDIIYALSRVACLNNSIYMINRKIEHITYSNYDYTKENEQYKYENSENYNTSNVKINEVILDNGFIIKPKFVISTGSNINFKEMKKYVFKNEYEQDNNIHIKTSRLLVLSTYSFLGQNGLAFYIHKQPKLKHQVKTNSCDSYCTIHILQLDYSSGSCPLGFFLTYFTYLEIETENAPNKQQKKYNNNENNHNNNYNNNCNHIDNSGNVSFNSGPEYNNSHFFSNNNTYPNDDKPLNYLLLLDVLKLFIQKQQNDKNSNCDNCYFYDKNVFNEQLLKQIRHFFNTSEFNNISQLSDINNKINTNKNHQNNEIIDKREDQYDYDKNQDEINNILKENKEEENKPNYEYFMNQFNNLLKKEGIIYIAYYEYKPTVYRKDTIQLINQNLDIYKNIFENIEKENINNNQEKEINKHNNHDDNETISCKENHMNNKNDELNKTKNCSKHYEKKKNTIQLTTNQNIINLLFTNDVHNYPIYPLIEDISTFIYIISKFNQQIYNSKNETIYDTLYDFKTIFNYQNMNS, from the coding sequence ATggatgataaaaataacaaattatttgagtgtgatatattaatatgtgGAACAAGTTTGCTGAATACATTATTGTCtgtatatttttctattaaaaactataatgtaataaatattgataaaaataattattatggTGATTACAATGGTTCATTAAATTTCTGTCAGTTTCAAGATGTACATAATAAATTGGAAANNNNNNNNNNNNNNNNNNNNNNNNNNNNNNNNNNNNNNNNNNNNNNNNNNNNNNNNNNNNNNNNNNNNNNNNNNNNNNNNNNNNNNNNNNNNNNNNNNNNNNNNNNNNNNNNNNNNNNNNNNNNNNNNNNNNNNNNNNNNNNNNNNNNNNNNNNNNNNNNNNNNNNNNNNNNNNNNNNNNNNNNNNNNNNNNNNNNNNNNNNNNNNNNNNNNNNNNNNNNNNNNNNNNNNNNNNNNNNNNNNCAACATCAGGAAAATCCGAACACTATAAATAAGGATCATACacaaaatatacaaaatgaagaaaaggaaataacaaataattCAACCTCTACCATACTCAgcaataatataataaaccaagaaaataataataaagatgatTTAGTTTTTGTGAAAGTACCTTTAAATAAATCTCAAGTGTTTTTAGATAACAACTTAAATTtgaatgaaaaaagaatgattatgaactttatatataaaaatattgtatatgataaaaattatactTTTTCCAATTTTTCAAATTATGCTTTTATGAAAAAAGGGCCTAATCAATCCTTATCTGAGGATAGTCAAAAAGTAGAAGGTTCCTTAAGAGAAATAAAAGAAAGAGGAACACAGcaacaaaataataatgataataataataataataaaagcaataataataatatcaataatattCGTACTATACCATCTTATGATGACGTAAATgataacataaaaaatttatcaGAAAATGTtaacataataaattatttaaatacatttaatattacaGATAAAATTTCCGACTATATTATATACGGTATAGGTTTATTTGATCTTGACCTAGGATACTGTAAAAATGTTCATAATATACctgaatattatttaagTGGTTTTTCTAAAGaaacaaaatatatcttgaataaaaatgaattcTTAAAACGTCTACACATTTTAGTAAACtcattaaataaatttaaattacAAAATTTGTTCGAAAACGCATTTATATATCCATCTTATGGATTAAACGATATTATATATGCCCTATCTCGAGTAGCTTGTTTAAAtaattctatatatatgataaatagAAAAATTGAACACATAACATACTCGAATTATGATTATACAAAAGAAAACGAACAGTACAAATATGAAAATAgtgaaaattataatacatccaatgtaaaaataaatgagGTAATATTAGATAACGGATTTATAATTAAACCTAAATTTGTTATATCAACTGGatcaaatataaattttaaagaaatgaaaaaatatgtttttaaaaatgaatatgaacaagataataatatacatataaaaacaaGCAGATTATTAGTCTTAAGTACTTATTCTTTTCTAGGACAAAATGGTCTAgctttttatatacataaacAACCAAAATTAAAACATCAAGTAAAAACCAATTCATGTGATTCTTATTGTACCATTCATATATTGCAGTTAGATTATAGTAGTGGATCATGTCCCCTTGGATTTTTCTTAACATATTTTACATATCTAGAGATAGAAACAGAAAATGCACCCAAtaaacaacaaaaaaaatataataataatgaaaataatcataacaataattataacaataattGTAACCATATTGATAATAGTGGTAATGTTTCTTTTAATTCCGGACCAGAGTATAACAATtcacattttttttctaataataatacatacCCAAATGATGACAAACCcttaaattatttattactATTGGATGTgttaaaattatttattcaaaaacaacaaaatgataaaaacAGTAATTGTGACAATTGTTACTTTTATGACaaaaatgtttttaatGAACAACTTCTCAAACAAATTAgacatttttttaatacatcagaatttaataatatcagCCAGTTATCTGATATcaacaataaaataaatacaaataaaaaccatcaaaataatgaaataatagATAAAAGAGAAGACCAATATGATTATGATAAAAACCAagatgaaataaataacatattaaaagaaaataaggaagaagaaaataaaccaaattatgaatattttatgaacCAATTCAATAATTTACTAAAAAAAGAAggtattatttatattgcatattatgaatataaacCAACTGTATATAGAAAGGATACTATACAATTAATTAATCAAAatttagatatatataaaaatatatttgaaaatatagaaaaggaaaatataaataataaccaagaaaaagaaataaataaacataataatcatgatgataatgaaaCTATTTCTTGTAAAGAAAATCAcatgaataataaaaacgatgaattaaataaaacCAAGAATTGTTCAAAAcattatgaaaaaaaaaaaaacactATTCAATTAACAACaaatcaaaatattataaatcTACTTTTTACTAATGATGTACACAATTATCCTATTTATCCATTAATTGAAGATATTTCCACCTTCATTTACATAATTAGTAAATTTAATcaacaaatatataatagtaaAAATGAAACTATATATGATACCTTATATGATTTTAAAACAATTTTTAACTATCAAAATATGAATAGTTAA
- a CDS encoding hypothetical protein (conserved Plasmodium protein, unknown function), whose product MFFFCNKNLLNCMRSFITLNGVLYAKRTWQTNMKRKTYRSKKRKKYIRLGETLIRIQ is encoded by the exons atgttttttttttgtaacAAAAATCTGTTAAATTGTATGAGAAGCTTTATAACTTTAAATG GTGTTCTATATGCTAAAAGGACTTGGCAAACCAATATGAAAAGGAAAACTTATAGATcaaagaaaagaaaaaaatatataagattAGGAGAAACATTAATTCGAAttcaataa
- a CDS encoding hypothetical protein (conserved Plasmodium protein, unknown function) translates to MEKGNSNKSNENYKNLVDCYYLLLKKFKTKSSYVIDEFLIKENKESNGTLTIYEDVNIVSFSYLILSMIDSNYDVINKINILNVQNANDIIKALCFYMDNIQISDILKKNTKPIRKKDTNIQKNNKTSLKKKEIKPNNNAQEEKNNEIIKKNACNIKSLNIFNSNIDINGVIFLSKSLYDNRYSKLENLSIDCISMGMDCIKYLSLSLCNYNNLKTLSLQYCNLNDDSIKYIIDIVIYINSSLYSLNISGNKFTEKGICALFESFSLNNSLNIVDASYNMFILKDSFVDAFYKIIQSKTNISSISLTGNFIDDNNLSKINEAMNLNKSISILKLPNEVDAEILKQINSKLIKKKRKKKKQIKKKMF, encoded by the exons ATGGAAAAGGGGAATTCCAATAAAAGcaatgaaaattataaa AATTTGGTAGACTGTTACTATTTATTACTAAAAAAGTTTAAAACTAAAAGCTCCTACGTAATAGAtgaatttttaataaaa gaaaataaaGAAAGTAATGGAACATTAACCATTTATGAAGATGTAAATATAGTCTcattttcttatttaatCTTATCCATGATTGATTCTAATTATGAT GtaataaacaaaattaatattCTAAATGTACAAAATGCTAACGATATTATAAAAGCTTTGTGCTTTTATATGgataatatacaaattagtgacatattaaaaaaaaatacaaaacctataagaaaaaaagatacaaatatccaaaaaaataataaaacttctttaaaaaaaaaagaaataaaaccaaataataatgctcaagaagaaaagaataatgaaataattaaaaaaaacgcgtgtaatataaaatctctaaatatattcaatagTAATATAGATATTAATGGAGTCATATTTCTTTCTAAATcattatatgataatagATATTCAAAG CTTGAAAATCTTTCTATTGATTGTATTTCCATGGGCATGGATTGTATTAAATACTTATCCTTGTCATTGTGTAATTATAACAATTTAAAAACACTAAGCCTTCAA tATTGTAACTTAAATGATGATTccattaaatatataatagataTAGTAATATACATAAACTCATCATTATATAGTTTAAACATAAGTGGTAATAAATTTACCGAAAAGGGAATATGTGcg CTTTTTGAAAGTTTTTCATTAAACaattctttaaatattgTCGATGCttcttataatatgtttattttaaaGGACTCATTCGTGGACgcattttataaaattatacaAAGCAAAACA AATATTTCCAGCATATCATTAACTGGAAATTTTATTGACGACAATAATTTATCGAAAATAAATGAGGCAATgaatttaaataaatcaaTATCAATTTTAAAATTACCTAATGA AGTTGATGCAGAAATATTAAAGCAAATAAATTCAAAgttaattaaaaaaaaaagaaaaaagaaaaaacaaattaaaaaaaaaatgttttaa